In Pan paniscus chromosome 1, NHGRI_mPanPan1-v2.0_pri, whole genome shotgun sequence, the DNA window CTCTACAGATGGAATCATTGATGCTGTAGCGACATTTTCCTTCTCCTACTGTGGGTCTCGGGAAATAGCCCACTTCTTCTGTGACTTCCCTTCCCTACTAATCCTCTCATGCAATGACACATCAATATTTGAAGAGGTTATTTTCATCTGCTGTATAGTAATGCTTGTTTTCCCTGTTGCAATCATCATCACTTCCTATGCTCGAGTTATTCTGGCTGTCATTCACATGGGATCTGCAGAGGGTCGTCGCAAAGCTTTTACTACTTGTTCCTCTCACCTCATGGTGGTGGGAATGTACTATGGAGCAGGTTTGTTCACGTACATTCAGCCCACATCTCATCATTCTCCTATGCAGGACAAGATGGTGTCTGTATTCTACACCATCCTCACTCCCATGCTGAATCCTCTCATTTATAGCCTCCGCAACAAGGAAGTGACCAGAGCATTAATGAAAATCTTAGGAAAGGGCAAGTCTGGAGATTGAGTTACCTCATAAATTTCATGTTTTGCTGTCTGCtaaattcttctttttaatgtctctctttttctattaagtCCTAAAAATATCACTACTTGTGTGCATTGCTCAACATATTGATGGGTACCAGTATAATTTATTTCAGATAaactattttagatttttttatattCAATTCAGTTATGACTACGATACAAGGCATTTTCAATAAGgacattccatttttatttttaaatttcattatcaTTTCGGGAAACACATAGTGTTTGGTTACATTAataagttctttaatggtgatttctgagattttagtgcagcGATCAACCAAGCAGTGTTCGCTGTAcctaatgtgtagtcttttagCCCTCTCCAGTCCCCAA includes these proteins:
- the LOC100974311 gene encoding olfactory receptor 2M7 produces the protein MAWENQTFNSDFLLLGIFNHSPTHTFLFFLVLAIFSVAFMGNSIMVLLIYLDTQLHTPMYFLLSQLSLMDLMLICTTVPKMAFNYLSGSKSISMAGCATQIFFYISLLGSECFLLAVMSYDRYTAICHPLRYTNLMRPKICGLMTAFSWILGSTDGIIDAVATFSFSYCGSREIAHFFCDFPSLLILSCNDTSIFEEVIFICCIVMLVFPVAIIITSYARVILAVIHMGSAEGRRKAFTTCSSHLMVVGMYYGAGLFTYIQPTSHHSPMQDKMVSVFYTILTPMLNPLIYSLRNKEVTRALMKILGKGKSGD